From the Bacteroidia bacterium genome, the window GTTGTTTAATGACTTTAAATGCTTCAAATTTTTTTAAATCGTTGGAATTTACAAATTCACTGGCTGGAATATTCAGTGAGTCAGCATCAGGCATTTTTCCTTTTAAAACATCAGATAAGTTATAGTGAACATAAACACCTTCCTGATAAGGCATTGTAGAAATCCAAAAATCGCTGCTTTGAGGCTTGAACAAAATGCTGTGATGTGCAATCAACTGATTTATTGCCTTTGGATTTCCATAACCAATATTTTTATTGTGCATCCCAAACTTATTTCGGAGGACAGATACCGCTGATGAAATACTGAGTGGGTAATTTTCTTTTAGCAACTCTGTTATTCTGTCAAAGCGGAACTTACTATCGCTAAGCTCTATATTGGAAATGTTGTGTGGATCGTTTTTTAATTCAGCACCCTGATAGTGATTGGAGCATACCAACAATTCGTGTGGTGAATGATACACATCCATTCTTGTTGGTGTTTTCTCTATTAATGCAGCCGTGCTATCCTGTGCTGAGCCAATAAGCAACGATTCTGAAACAAATGTTTCTCTTTTTTCTGCAATTGCAATTGCCTGCTTAATGTTTGTTGCATGCTGCAAAATTTCGCGTGCTAATAATGAAATAGGATCCTTTGCAGTGGTAGGGATATCAGACTTTGCTGCATTGATAGTAACTGTTAACCCTTTTTCATTCATGCCCGAAACAACTCCGGTAAGTCCGGCCCATGAATAAGAAACAAATGAGTAGCCGCTATCAGGTTTTACAAAAAGTAACAGTTTGTTACGGGCAAAATCATCGCCCATATAAAAATCAAAATTTCTGCCGATTAGTAATTTATGATCGTCCGTAAGGCTGTCGTTAGCAGCAAATGACGTACAACCTACTAATTGAAAATCTGTAAGTGCATGTCCAATATCGTGTGCGGCATGATAGTTTAGAATTCGATAATACTTTGGTCCAATATAATCGTACTTATCGGAAAAAGAAAGTGAGATACCATAAATTTCGCGAAGGTTTTCTGCGGGAATATATTTGTAAATAT encodes:
- a CDS encoding C45 family peptidase — its product is MFVAWFNRDIYKYIPAENLREIYGISLSFSDKYDYIGPKYYRILNYHAAHDIGHALTDFQLVGCTSFAANDSLTDDHKLLIGRNFDFYMGDDFARNKLLLFVKPDSGYSFVSYSWAGLTGVVSGMNEKGLTVTINAAKSDIPTTAKDPISLLAREILQHATNIKQAIAIAEKRETFVSESLLIGSAQDSTAALIEKTPTRMDVYHSPHELLVCSNHYQGAELKNDPHNISNIELSDSKFRFDRITELLKENYPLSISSAVSVLRNKFGMHNKNIGYGNPKAINQLIAHHSILFKPQSSDFWISTMPYQEGVYVHYNLSDVLKGKMPDADSLNIPASEFVNSNDLKKFEAFKVIKQRIYKHNTFGVKLHLSEIEIKQYIDNNPMSYVTYMSLGDYFYHEKNYQRATAYYKEALKQEVASKAEEEKIQKMIETCTEKLK